In the Pseudanabaena sp. PCC 7367 genome, one interval contains:
- a CDS encoding substrate-binding periplasmic protein translates to MHLKGSGLLKILAPFGLGLGILIGSASMGAMPVYADGSLATVSRRGNLRVGIDASIGGAYMFWNPKTQYYDGFEWEIIEAIAAKLDVAPRPINIPWASQTNSLLMGDVDLILSVRETGGLESDPNQDEFAESIPYYQTSQRLLVHKDTTNVNSLRDLIGKRVGVIANSGGAAIVETYNNNRGNAVRLFASRDLDRMIAQLRAGQLDAMLLDEPIAVWQVREDPNLQISGDRFLPINLVVIVRQGDETLKAALDRAIIELQQEGKLESILRRWKLWYNSREFLQSTEASPNITLRITMQFWDYH, encoded by the coding sequence ATGCATTTAAAAGGTTCTGGACTGTTGAAAATTCTGGCTCCCTTTGGTTTGGGTTTGGGCATATTAATTGGCAGCGCCAGCATGGGTGCTATGCCGGTTTATGCCGATGGCAGTCTGGCGACAGTTTCCAGGCGCGGTAATTTACGGGTTGGCATCGATGCGTCGATCGGTGGCGCTTATATGTTCTGGAATCCTAAAACCCAATACTACGACGGGTTTGAATGGGAAATCATCGAAGCGATCGCCGCCAAGTTAGATGTGGCACCCCGGCCAATTAATATTCCCTGGGCTAGCCAAACCAATAGTTTATTAATGGGCGATGTGGATTTGATCCTGAGTGTAAGGGAAACTGGTGGGCTGGAATCCGACCCCAATCAAGATGAATTTGCAGAATCAATTCCCTACTACCAAACCTCTCAGCGGCTTTTGGTGCATAAAGACACCACTAATGTTAATTCACTCCGGGATCTAATTGGCAAACGGGTGGGAGTAATCGCCAATAGTGGTGGTGCAGCCATAGTTGAGACCTATAACAACAATCGTGGTAATGCCGTAAGGCTGTTTGCATCCCGCGATCTCGATCGCATGATTGCTCAGCTTCGAGCCGGGCAACTGGATGCCATGCTATTAGACGAACCAATTGCGGTGTGGCAGGTGCGCGAAGATCCGAACTTGCAAATTAGCGGCGATCGCTTTTTGCCAATTAACCTGGTGGTCATAGTTCGGCAAGGAGACGAGACCTTAAAAGCAGCGCTCGATCGCGCCATCATTGAATTACAACAAGAGGGTAAACTAGAATCTATTCTTAGGAGATGGAAACTGTGGTACAACAGTCGAGAGTTTTTGCAATCAACCGAGGCATCGCCAAATATAACATTAAGGATCACTATGCAGTTCTGGGATTACCACTGA
- a CDS encoding ABC transporter ATP-binding protein codes for MNVEAPPQSGQTISATDADRPAIAAEKLSKTYRTGFWLDRVVTPLKDCSVVVPAGETFGLLGPNGAGKTTLLKLLLGIVQPTAGSGKLLGREIGDRATKHKIGYLPENAYFYDYLTGWEYLDFIGKLFGIDSATRIQRMAELLDLVGLPQSAARRKQVKQYSKGMMQRLGMAQALMNDPELVFLDEPMSGLDPLGRYQIREIILMLKQQGKTVFFNSHVLADVEIICDRIGILNKGELICSGTLDDLLGEATYFQVRGQGGTPEELEHWLDNLEFQGNSWHGQLNQRSLAAQAGLGESGESEESEISPDQIGTISNNPDRFITALTKMDAKVIDLHLARQSLEEFFIGQIRQQHLNNSNGSDDGRLQDNDENPGKGQNVAPVN; via the coding sequence ATGAATGTTGAAGCCCCCCCTCAGTCTGGCCAAACCATCAGCGCTACTGATGCCGATCGGCCGGCGATCGCTGCTGAAAAGCTAAGCAAAACCTATCGCACTGGTTTCTGGCTCGATCGCGTGGTCACGCCGCTTAAGGATTGCTCTGTGGTTGTACCAGCAGGAGAAACCTTTGGCCTATTGGGGCCGAATGGGGCAGGAAAGACAACCCTGTTGAAACTATTACTGGGCATTGTGCAGCCCACTGCCGGCAGTGGCAAGCTACTGGGCAGAGAAATTGGCGATCGCGCCACCAAGCACAAAATTGGCTATTTACCCGAAAATGCCTATTTCTACGACTACCTGACTGGCTGGGAATATCTTGACTTCATTGGCAAGCTATTTGGGATCGACAGCGCCACCAGAATTCAGCGCATGGCCGAATTATTAGATCTAGTCGGTTTGCCCCAGTCAGCAGCCAGGCGCAAGCAAGTTAAGCAATATTCCAAGGGGATGATGCAGCGATTGGGGATGGCACAGGCACTAATGAATGATCCAGAGCTGGTATTTTTAGATGAACCAATGTCTGGCCTGGATCCGCTGGGACGCTATCAAATCCGCGAAATTATTTTGATGCTAAAGCAACAGGGCAAAACCGTATTTTTTAATAGTCATGTTTTAGCGGATGTGGAAATTATTTGCGATCGCATTGGTATTTTAAATAAAGGTGAGTTGATCTGCTCCGGTACGCTCGATGATCTGTTGGGGGAGGCAACCTATTTTCAGGTGCGCGGTCAGGGTGGCACTCCAGAAGAATTGGAACATTGGCTGGATAATTTGGAGTTTCAGGGCAATAGCTGGCATGGTCAGTTGAATCAACGATCGCTAGCAGCACAGGCTGGTCTGGGAGAATCTGGCGAATCAGAAGAATCAGAAATTTCACCCGATCAGATTGGAACGATTAGTAATAATCCCGATCGCTTTATTACGGCGCTCACTAAAATGGATGCCAAGGTGATCGATCTACATTTGGCCAGACAGTCACTGGAAGAATTTTTTATTGGCCAGATCCGCCAGCAGCATCTCAACAATTCCAATGGTAGCGATGACGGCCGCTTGCAAGATAATGATGAAAATCCTGGCAAAGGCCAAAATGTTGCTCCGGTTAACTAA
- a CDS encoding O-methyltransferase produces MNSVLEQIIATNQVESNQGDKYQVHSHVSQTEGEFLQGIINDIKPQNTLEVGLAYGVSAMFICDALADIPNAHHITIDPAQTRSFQGIGLSNLERAGHKDRIEFHELPSHIALPQLEAKGVKVDFAFIDGWHTFDHTLIDFFLVDRLLKVGGILAIDDANWPAIRKVCRFIATNRAYEPWRAMPVGQAFFRQQLFANLSPLTSRLRRFFRPEFIEPDTSLGLLPGSQCLVFKKLSDDDRRWDDYTDF; encoded by the coding sequence ATGAATTCAGTATTAGAGCAAATCATTGCCACGAATCAGGTTGAGTCAAACCAAGGTGATAAGTACCAGGTTCACTCCCATGTTTCACAGACAGAAGGTGAATTTTTGCAGGGCATAATCAACGATATCAAACCCCAAAACACCCTTGAAGTGGGCTTGGCCTATGGAGTTTCCGCTATGTTTATCTGTGATGCCCTCGCTGATATCCCGAACGCACACCACATTACGATCGATCCAGCCCAAACCAGAAGCTTTCAGGGCATTGGTCTTAGTAATCTCGAAAGGGCGGGGCACAAAGATCGCATTGAATTTCATGAATTACCTTCACACATTGCCCTACCCCAACTTGAGGCTAAGGGTGTAAAAGTAGATTTTGCGTTCATTGATGGCTGGCATACCTTTGACCATACCTTGATTGACTTCTTTCTGGTCGATCGGCTGTTGAAGGTGGGTGGTATTTTGGCGATCGATGATGCCAACTGGCCAGCAATCAGAAAAGTCTGTCGGTTTATTGCCACCAACCGCGCCTATGAACCCTGGCGAGCAATGCCAGTGGGGCAAGCTTTCTTTAGACAGCAATTATTTGCCAATCTCTCCCCCCTCACCAGTCGGTTGCGGCGTTTCTTTCGGCCAGAATTTATTGAGCCCGACACCAGCTTAGGTCTATTGCCTGGGAGTCAGTGCCTGGTGTTTAAAAAGCTGTCTGATGACGATCGCCGATGGGATGACTATACTGATTTTTAA
- a CDS encoding M61 family metallopeptidase has protein sequence MAADRIGSMDDRNQLQSPNQVTPLQPEFSHPDRPITQTSQPLLSYSVSMPQPQTHLLQLQLVVSNWDADYLDLQLPVWTPGSYLVREYAKHLQDFEAVDGSGGQLLWQKISKNHWRLETHGIDTIQVSYRIFGHDLTVRTNHIDGTHAYFNGAATFMYLPGHENQPIAVKINLPYDNWAIATALPEVAGQPNTFFAKDFDTLVDSPFEVGIHQRVEFNVLGKQHQFVVWGEGNPDLNQIIQDTAAVIEEEANIFGGGLPYDRYMFLLHLSASGYGGLEHKDCCSLNYPRFGFRKEKYLRFINLVAHEFFHTWNVKRLRPKELETFDYGQENYTPSLWFCEGVTSYYDQVIPLRAHIYDAKHFFKLIGDSITRFQTNPGRQVQSLRESSFDTWIKLYRPEPHTPNTQVSYYLKGELVAMLLDLMIRHKFQNQRSLDDVVQVMWEKFGRIEKGFSETELFAVIESVADQSIQYFLHQYLYSTSELDYNFYFEPFGLEVQHNSTQDYPPYLGINLDGANGGRLVKFVSANSPAHLAGISPGDELLAINGIRVSQDNLVDRLHDFKAGDEIELTLFRQDQLVDSRLVLDQPIADRYNLVHVPNPTNAQKHNLRSWLIG, from the coding sequence ATGGCGGCAGACAGAATCGGTAGTATGGACGATCGCAACCAGCTCCAATCCCCAAACCAAGTTACACCACTTCAACCTGAATTTAGTCATCCCGATCGGCCCATCACCCAAACTAGCCAACCATTACTGAGCTATAGCGTCTCGATGCCGCAGCCGCAGACCCATTTGTTGCAGTTGCAGTTGGTTGTTTCTAACTGGGATGCTGATTATTTAGACTTGCAATTGCCCGTTTGGACACCAGGATCTTATCTGGTGCGTGAATATGCCAAACATCTCCAGGATTTTGAAGCAGTTGATGGCAGTGGGGGGCAGCTACTATGGCAAAAAATCAGTAAAAACCATTGGCGATTGGAAACCCACGGCATTGATACCATTCAAGTCAGCTATCGTATCTTCGGCCATGATCTAACTGTCCGCACCAATCACATCGATGGCACCCATGCCTATTTCAATGGTGCTGCCACCTTTATGTATCTGCCTGGTCATGAAAACCAGCCGATCGCGGTCAAAATCAATCTGCCCTATGACAATTGGGCGATCGCTACCGCCCTGCCGGAAGTGGCTGGCCAACCGAATACTTTCTTTGCCAAGGACTTTGACACCTTGGTCGATAGCCCCTTTGAAGTGGGGATTCACCAGCGCGTTGAGTTTAATGTGCTGGGTAAACAACATCAATTTGTGGTCTGGGGCGAAGGCAACCCCGACCTGAACCAGATTATCCAGGACACTGCCGCAGTCATTGAAGAAGAAGCCAATATTTTTGGGGGCGGCCTGCCCTACGATCGCTATATGTTCTTGCTCCATCTCTCTGCCAGTGGTTATGGCGGGTTGGAACATAAAGATTGCTGCTCGCTCAACTATCCTAGATTTGGCTTCCGCAAGGAAAAATATCTCCGCTTTATTAACTTAGTCGCCCATGAATTCTTCCATACCTGGAATGTGAAGCGATTGCGCCCCAAGGAGCTAGAAACCTTTGACTACGGCCAGGAAAACTACACGCCCAGCCTCTGGTTTTGTGAAGGGGTGACCAGTTATTACGATCAAGTAATTCCCTTGCGTGCCCACATCTATGATGCCAAGCACTTTTTTAAACTGATTGGCGATAGCATCACCCGCTTTCAAACTAATCCAGGGCGGCAGGTACAATCGTTACGCGAGTCCAGTTTCGACACCTGGATCAAGCTCTATCGGCCAGAACCACACACACCCAATACCCAGGTATCCTATTACCTCAAAGGTGAACTGGTGGCCATGTTGCTAGATTTAATGATCCGCCACAAATTCCAGAATCAACGATCGCTAGATGATGTCGTCCAGGTGATGTGGGAAAAATTTGGCCGGATTGAAAAGGGCTTTAGCGAAACAGAATTGTTTGCCGTAATTGAATCGGTTGCCGATCAAAGCATTCAATATTTCCTCCATCAATATCTATATAGCACCAGCGAGCTGGACTATAATTTCTATTTTGAACCGTTTGGATTGGAAGTCCAACACAATTCTACACAGGATTATCCACCCTATTTGGGGATTAATCTGGATGGGGCAAATGGCGGCAGGTTGGTTAAGTTTGTCAGTGCCAATTCGCCGGCGCACCTGGCGGGAATCAGTCCTGGTGATGAATTGTTGGCGATCAATGGCATTCGCGTCAGCCAGGATAATCTGGTCGATCGCCTCCATGATTTCAAGGCTGGTGATGAGATTGAGCTAACTCTGTTCAGGCAAGATCAATTGGTAGACTCACGCCTGGTGCTGGATCAGCCGATCGCCGATCGCTACAACCTGGTGCATGTGCCGAATCCTACTAATGCCCAGAAACACAATTTGCGATCGTGGTTAATCGGCTAG
- a CDS encoding Uma2 family endonuclease — MVDYRAMLGLPSSAELPGFDRAPVDNEIQYLFASLLQGILCDVWGDRQDWFLGMNMGVYYDLDNPKVPIVPDCFLSLGVPRHKDEFGRRSYVMWEENFMPPIVAIEHVSHIYRGEYEAKLQSYLKMRLLYYIVYNPEFAQRDQHNRLEVYKLQNSGYELHQAGQEPIWMPEVGLGIGREIGVFNGWEREWLYWYDQTGNRYPDPV, encoded by the coding sequence ATGGTAGATTATAGGGCGATGCTGGGGCTACCCAGCTCAGCCGAACTACCAGGTTTCGATCGAGCCCCGGTGGATAACGAGATTCAATATCTCTTTGCCAGCCTATTACAAGGCATTCTTTGCGATGTTTGGGGCGATCGCCAGGATTGGTTCCTGGGCATGAATATGGGCGTTTATTATGATCTGGATAACCCAAAAGTGCCGATCGTGCCCGATTGCTTTTTGAGTCTCGGTGTACCTCGGCATAAGGATGAATTTGGGCGACGCAGCTATGTGATGTGGGAAGAAAACTTTATGCCACCGATCGTGGCGATCGAGCATGTGTCTCATATTTACAGGGGCGAATATGAAGCCAAGTTGCAAAGCTATCTCAAAATGCGATTGCTTTATTACATTGTCTATAACCCCGAATTTGCGCAACGGGATCAACATAATCGCCTAGAAGTATATAAACTCCAAAACTCAGGCTATGAGCTACATCAAGCTGGGCAAGAACCAATCTGGATGCCGGAAGTTGGCCTTGGCATTGGCAGGGAAATTGGTGTATTCAATGGCTGGGAGCGGGAATGGTTATATTGGTATGACCAAACTGGAAACCGATATCCAGATCCTGTTTGA